The Streptomyces seoulensis genome contains a region encoding:
- a CDS encoding WD40 repeat domain-containing protein, with translation MRRPFALLAGALLAGACALPAHAADGDQGFTIEDPRITESSGLAASHLHPGVYWTHNDSDDGPYLYAVDSRTGKTVATLTLRGIGSPRDVEAISVGPDNQIYVGDIGDNFHGRWPYVWIYRLPEPKTLEDQTVTATQYVVKYSDGPRDAESLAVHPKTGRVYIIDKNEDGGHLYEGPAQLSSSGTNVFRPVAPVDLWATDAAFSPNGEQLAVRGYFGGISYDWNGGRIKKLDRLDVPLQGQGESVSYSADGTELMYGSEGAQSQVRALDAPKGGAVASKSPSAGGSSASGEKGDEGGFKIGAVLLALGAAAVFGMRRMRRKGQA, from the coding sequence ATGCGCCGACCGTTCGCCCTGCTTGCCGGGGCCCTGCTCGCGGGTGCCTGCGCCCTGCCCGCCCACGCCGCGGACGGGGACCAGGGGTTCACCATCGAGGACCCCAGGATCACCGAGTCCAGCGGCCTGGCCGCCTCCCACCTGCACCCCGGCGTCTACTGGACGCACAACGACAGCGACGACGGACCGTACCTCTACGCCGTCGACAGCCGCACCGGGAAGACCGTCGCCACGCTCACCCTGCGCGGCATCGGCTCCCCGCGCGACGTGGAGGCGATCTCCGTCGGGCCGGACAACCAGATCTACGTCGGCGACATCGGCGACAACTTCCACGGCCGCTGGCCCTACGTGTGGATCTACCGCCTGCCCGAGCCGAAGACCCTTGAGGACCAGACGGTCACGGCCACGCAGTACGTCGTGAAGTACTCCGACGGCCCGCGGGACGCCGAGTCGCTGGCCGTCCACCCCAAGACCGGCCGCGTCTACATCATCGACAAGAACGAGGACGGCGGTCACCTGTACGAGGGCCCCGCCCAGTTGTCTTCCTCCGGAACGAACGTCTTCCGCCCGGTCGCCCCCGTCGACCTGTGGGCCACCGACGCCGCCTTCTCGCCGAACGGCGAACAGCTCGCCGTGCGCGGCTACTTCGGCGGCATCTCCTACGACTGGAACGGCGGCCGGATCAAGAAGCTGGACCGGCTGGACGTGCCCCTCCAGGGCCAGGGCGAGTCCGTCAGCTACTCCGCCGACGGCACCGAGCTGATGTACGGCAGCGAGGGTGCGCAGAGCCAGGTGCGGGCGCTGGACGCGCCAAAGGGCGGTGCGGTGGCCTCGAAGTCGCCTTCCGCCGGAGGGAGTTCCGCCTCGGGGGAGAAGGGTGACGAGGGCGGCTTCAAGATCGGCGCCGTCCTCCTCGCGCTCGGCGCCGCCGCCGTGTTCGGCATGCGGCGGATGCGGCGCAAGGGACAGGCGTGA
- a CDS encoding GDSL-type esterase/lipase family protein, with amino-acid sequence MLRFMPVGDSMTIGSAGEHTWRYRLWQHLRSTYGGPFQIVGPRETLYDQATGEPDSYEYADPGFPRAHLAGWGEGWQHMAPLIGEAVRAHQADVLLVSLGLIDLGFYTNAEQTTENVRVFVAAARAARPGVRMVLLPVIPNVRARDDAPFAEQVGLFNTLLAKTAADLDEPRSPLLLASAPEGWDIHTDTYDGTHPNASGEHRIAGAFAGAMHEAWGLGEPYVA; translated from the coding sequence ATGCTCAGGTTCATGCCCGTAGGTGACTCCATGACGATCGGGAGCGCGGGCGAACACACGTGGCGTTACCGGCTGTGGCAGCACCTGCGCAGCACATACGGCGGCCCGTTCCAGATCGTCGGACCCCGCGAGACGCTGTACGACCAGGCCACCGGGGAGCCCGACTCCTACGAGTACGCCGACCCCGGCTTCCCGCGCGCCCACCTCGCCGGGTGGGGCGAGGGCTGGCAGCACATGGCTCCGCTGATCGGGGAGGCGGTGCGGGCGCACCAGGCGGACGTGCTGCTCGTCTCCCTCGGCCTGATCGACCTGGGCTTCTACACCAACGCCGAGCAGACGACGGAGAACGTACGGGTGTTCGTCGCGGCGGCACGTGCGGCGCGGCCGGGCGTCCGCATGGTGCTGCTGCCGGTCATCCCGAACGTCCGCGCCCGGGACGACGCCCCCTTCGCCGAGCAGGTCGGCCTCTTCAACACCCTCCTCGCCAAGACGGCCGCCGACCTGGACGAACCCCGCTCACCGCTGCTGCTGGCCTCGGCACCGGAGGGGTGGGACATCCACACGGACACCTACGACGGCACGCATCCCAACGCGAGCGGCGAGCACCGGATCGCGGGGGCGTTCGCGGGGGCGATGCACGAGGCGTGGGGACTGGGCGAGCCGTACGTGGCCTGA
- a CDS encoding metallophosphoesterase family protein, with the protein MNEEHDGVAVLSDIHGVLPALEAVLAEPEVAAADRIVLTGDIAAGPQPAEVLDLLRELGDRALWIGGNADRELVEYRRGERTEIPDPIGVFAARALRTEQVDLLAALPATLTLRIRGLGQVLFCHATPRDDEEIVLVDSRPARWAEVLEGVPPHVGTVVCGHTHMPYVRLAHGRLIVNPGSVGMPYGRAGAHWCLLGPGADLRVTAYDIPAAVARLTDECAYPEIAEWADCYLRARVTDTEASAVFGPGDGRADHSDRT; encoded by the coding sequence GTGAACGAGGAACACGACGGGGTCGCGGTGCTCTCCGACATCCATGGGGTGCTGCCCGCCCTGGAGGCGGTGCTCGCCGAGCCCGAGGTCGCCGCCGCCGACCGGATCGTCCTCACCGGTGACATCGCGGCGGGCCCGCAGCCGGCCGAAGTGCTGGACCTACTGCGCGAACTCGGCGACCGGGCCTTGTGGATCGGCGGGAACGCGGACCGGGAGCTGGTGGAGTACCGGCGGGGCGAGCGCACGGAGATCCCCGACCCCATCGGAGTGTTCGCCGCGCGGGCGCTGCGTACCGAGCAAGTGGACCTCCTGGCCGCCCTGCCCGCCACCCTGACCCTGCGCATCCGGGGCCTCGGGCAGGTCCTGTTCTGCCACGCCACCCCGCGCGACGACGAGGAGATCGTCCTGGTCGACTCCCGCCCGGCCCGCTGGGCTGAGGTGCTCGAAGGCGTGCCACCCCACGTCGGCACCGTGGTCTGCGGCCACACCCACATGCCGTACGTCCGGCTCGCGCACGGACGGCTGATCGTCAACCCTGGAAGCGTCGGCATGCCGTACGGACGCGCAGGTGCCCACTGGTGCTTGCTGGGCCCCGGTGCCGACCTGCGGGTGACGGCGTACGACATACCGGCGGCCGTCGCCCGGCTCACGGACGAGTGCGCGTACCCGGAGATCGCGGAGTGGGCCGACTGCTACCTGCGCGCACGGGTGACGGACACCGAGGCGTCGGCGGTGTTCGGGCCTGGGGACGGGAGGGCGGACCATAGTGACCGGACCTGA
- the serC gene encoding phosphoserine transaminase, giving the protein MADIEIPADIKPADGRFGAGPSKVRTEALAALAATGSSLLGTSHRQAPVKNLVGQVREGISSLFSLPEGYEVVLGNGGSTAFWDVATHGLIESKSQHLNFGEFSSKFAKAAKLAPWLAEPTVIASDPGTHPEARAEAGVDVYAFTHNETSTGVAMPIKRVAGADEGSLVLVDATSGAGGLPVDVAETDVYYFAPQKSFASDGGLWIGVFSPAAIERAERVHASGRHVPEFFSLPTAIDNSRKNQTYNTPALATLFLLNEQLEWLNGQGGLDFATGRTKDSSTRLYTWAEESKYATPFVTDPAKRSQVIGTIDFADEIDAAAVAKVLRANGVVDTEPYRKLGRNQLRVAMFPAIDPADVEALTKCVDYVIERI; this is encoded by the coding sequence GTGGCCGACATCGAGATCCCCGCTGACATCAAGCCCGCCGACGGACGCTTCGGCGCGGGCCCCTCCAAGGTGCGGACGGAGGCGCTGGCGGCGCTCGCCGCGACCGGCAGTTCGCTGCTGGGCACCTCTCACCGCCAGGCCCCGGTCAAGAACCTGGTGGGCCAGGTCCGCGAAGGCATCAGCTCCCTGTTCTCCCTCCCGGAGGGTTACGAGGTCGTCCTCGGCAACGGCGGCTCCACCGCGTTCTGGGACGTCGCGACCCACGGCCTGATCGAGTCCAAGTCCCAGCACCTCAATTTCGGTGAGTTCTCCTCCAAGTTCGCCAAGGCCGCGAAGCTCGCGCCCTGGCTGGCCGAGCCGACCGTCATCGCCTCCGACCCCGGCACCCACCCCGAGGCGCGCGCCGAGGCGGGCGTGGACGTGTACGCGTTCACGCACAACGAGACCTCCACCGGTGTCGCGATGCCGATCAAGCGCGTGGCCGGGGCCGACGAGGGCTCGCTCGTCCTGGTGGACGCCACCTCCGGCGCGGGCGGCCTCCCGGTCGACGTCGCCGAGACGGACGTCTACTACTTCGCCCCGCAGAAGTCCTTCGCCTCCGACGGCGGCCTGTGGATCGGCGTGTTCTCCCCGGCCGCCATCGAGCGCGCCGAGCGCGTCCACGCCTCCGGCCGGCACGTCCCGGAGTTCTTCAGCCTGCCCACGGCGATCGACAACTCCCGCAAGAACCAGACGTACAACACCCCGGCGCTCGCCACCCTCTTCCTGCTCAACGAGCAGCTCGAGTGGCTGAACGGCCAGGGCGGCCTCGACTTCGCCACCGGCCGCACCAAGGACTCCTCGACCCGGCTGTACACCTGGGCGGAGGAGTCGAAGTACGCGACGCCGTTCGTCACCGACCCTGCCAAGCGGTCGCAGGTCATCGGCACGATCGACTTCGCCGACGAGATCGACGCGGCCGCGGTCGCCAAGGTGCTGCGCGCCAACGGCGTCGTGGACACCGAGCCCTACCGCAAGCTCGGCCGCAACCAGCTCCGCGTCGCCATGTTCCCGGCGATCGACCCGGCCGACGTCGAGGCGCTCACGAAGTGCGTCGACTACGTCATCGAGCGGATCTGA
- a CDS encoding lipid II:glycine glycyltransferase FemX, with the protein MTLTLRPLSRDEHLAFVGSRPSVSHMQVPSWGEVKPDWRAESLGWFEADGRLVGAALVLLRPLPKVKRYLAYLPEGPVIDWHTADLERWLDPLLAHLKARGAFSVKMGPPVAARRWSPEAVKAAIADPAAHRLRDAEPTWRDPRAHALADRLRGMGWRQSEPDAEEGFAAGQPRYVCQVPFAGRSLEEIHGGLNQQWRRNIKKAEKAGVKVVRGGADDLPAFYELYTETAERDRFIPRPLPYFQRMWTALTAEDPDRMRLYLAHHDGEVLAAATMLIVGGHVWYSYGASTARRREVQPNNAMQWRMMADAHELGAHVYDFRGITDTLEESNHLLGLLRFKVGAGGEAVEYVGEWDFPLNKMLHKAFDLYMARR; encoded by the coding sequence ATGACCCTCACCCTGCGCCCCCTCAGCCGGGACGAGCATCTGGCCTTCGTCGGCTCGCGGCCCTCGGTCAGCCATATGCAGGTGCCGTCGTGGGGGGAGGTGAAGCCCGACTGGCGGGCGGAGAGCCTGGGGTGGTTCGAGGCGGACGGACGGCTCGTGGGCGCGGCGCTGGTGCTGCTGCGGCCGCTGCCCAAGGTGAAGAGGTACCTGGCCTATCTGCCCGAGGGCCCGGTCATCGACTGGCACACCGCCGACCTGGAGCGCTGGCTCGACCCGCTGCTGGCCCACCTCAAGGCGCGCGGGGCGTTCTCGGTGAAGATGGGCCCGCCCGTGGCCGCCCGGCGCTGGAGCCCGGAGGCGGTCAAGGCCGCCATCGCCGACCCGGCAGCGCACCGTCTCCGCGACGCCGAGCCGACCTGGCGGGACCCGCGCGCCCACGCCCTCGCCGACCGGCTGCGCGGCATGGGCTGGCGGCAGAGCGAACCGGACGCGGAGGAGGGCTTCGCGGCGGGCCAGCCCCGGTACGTGTGCCAGGTGCCGTTCGCCGGGCGGTCGCTGGAGGAGATCCACGGCGGCCTCAACCAGCAGTGGCGGCGCAACATCAAGAAGGCCGAGAAGGCGGGCGTGAAGGTGGTGCGCGGCGGGGCCGACGACCTGCCCGCGTTCTACGAGCTGTACACCGAGACCGCCGAGCGCGACCGCTTCATCCCGCGCCCGCTGCCGTACTTCCAGCGGATGTGGACCGCGCTCACCGCCGAGGACCCCGACCGGATGCGGCTCTACCTCGCGCACCACGACGGGGAGGTGCTGGCGGCGGCGACGATGCTGATCGTGGGCGGGCACGTCTGGTACTCGTACGGCGCCTCCACCGCCCGTAGGCGCGAGGTCCAGCCCAACAACGCCATGCAGTGGCGGATGATGGCCGACGCCCACGAGCTGGGCGCGCACGTCTACGACTTCCGGGGCATCACCGACACCCTGGAGGAGTCCAACCACCTGCTCGGGCTGCTCCGCTTCAAGGTCGGCGCGGGCGGCGAGGCCGTGGAGTACGTGGGGGAGTGGGACTTCCCGCTGAACAAGATGCTGCACAAGGCGTTCGACCTCTACATGGCCCGCCGCTGA
- the thpR gene encoding RNA 2',3'-cyclic phosphodiesterase, producing the protein MRLFAAVLPPPGAVEELGREVRTLRARAGADALRWTQPDGWHFTLAFYGEVPEETVPELERRLERAAGRSEPFPLAVTGGGTFGRGRALWAGASGDLTALGRLAERAQAAGKRAGVGGEEHRHYRAHLTLARGKGDVDLRACTDALAEFAGTGWTVGELVLVRSRLPASGVPGEQPRYTPVARWALGASG; encoded by the coding sequence ATGAGACTCTTCGCCGCTGTGCTGCCGCCCCCGGGGGCCGTGGAGGAACTGGGCCGGGAGGTACGGACGCTGCGGGCGCGGGCCGGGGCCGACGCGCTGCGGTGGACCCAGCCGGACGGCTGGCACTTCACGCTCGCCTTCTACGGGGAGGTGCCGGAGGAGACCGTGCCCGAGCTGGAGCGGCGGCTGGAGCGGGCTGCCGGGCGCAGCGAGCCGTTCCCGCTGGCCGTCACCGGAGGCGGCACCTTCGGGCGGGGCAGGGCGCTGTGGGCCGGGGCCTCGGGAGACCTCACCGCGCTGGGGCGGCTGGCCGAGCGGGCCCAGGCGGCCGGAAAGCGGGCCGGGGTCGGCGGCGAGGAGCACCGGCACTACCGGGCGCATCTCACACTGGCCCGCGGCAAGGGGGACGTGGACCTGCGGGCCTGCACCGACGCCCTCGCCGAATTCGCCGGTACCGGCTGGACGGTGGGCGAACTGGTGCTCGTCCGCAGCCGCCTGCCGGCCTCCGGGGTGCCCGGCGAGCAGCCCCGGTACACACCGGTCGCCCGCTGGGCACTGGGTGCGTCCGGTTAG
- a CDS encoding EamA family transporter, translating into MTTVRTSTPTTTPTAPDSPGRFGTLGPVGLVLAGGISVQFGGALAVTLMPRAGALGVVTLRLLAAAVVLLVVCRPRLRGHSRADWGTVIVFGITMAGMNGLFYQAVARIPLGLAVTLEVLGPLALSVFASRRAVNAVWAGLALAGVFLLGGGNFSGLDPLGVGFALSAGVMWAAYIIFSARTGRRFPQADGLALAMGVAALVFLPLGIVDAGDRLLDPTTIALGSAVALLSSVLPYTLELLALRRLPAPTFAILMSLEPAVAATAGFFILHQALSLAQAAAIALVIAASIGAVRTQTRRVAPPAPEA; encoded by the coding sequence GTGACCACCGTCCGTACCTCCACCCCGACCACGACCCCCACCGCCCCGGACTCCCCTGGCCGGTTCGGCACGCTGGGGCCGGTCGGCCTGGTGCTGGCGGGCGGGATATCGGTCCAGTTCGGCGGGGCGCTCGCGGTGACCCTGATGCCCCGCGCGGGCGCGCTCGGCGTGGTGACGCTGCGGCTGCTCGCGGCGGCCGTGGTGCTGCTGGTGGTGTGCCGCCCCCGGCTGCGCGGGCACTCCCGCGCCGACTGGGGCACGGTGATCGTCTTCGGCATCACCATGGCCGGGATGAACGGCCTCTTCTACCAGGCGGTCGCCCGCATCCCGCTCGGTCTCGCGGTCACCCTCGAAGTCCTCGGCCCCCTGGCCCTCTCCGTCTTCGCCTCCCGCCGCGCGGTCAACGCCGTATGGGCGGGCCTCGCCCTGGCGGGCGTCTTCCTGCTGGGCGGCGGAAACTTCAGCGGCCTCGACCCGCTGGGCGTCGGCTTCGCCCTGTCGGCGGGCGTCATGTGGGCGGCGTACATCATCTTCAGCGCCCGTACGGGCCGCCGCTTCCCCCAGGCCGACGGGCTGGCCCTCGCCATGGGGGTGGCCGCACTGGTCTTCCTCCCCCTCGGCATCGTCGACGCGGGCGACCGCCTGCTGGACCCGACCACCATCGCCCTGGGTTCCGCGGTCGCCCTGCTCTCCTCGGTGCTGCCCTACACCCTCGAACTCCTGGCCCTGCGCCGCCTGCCCGCCCCCACCTTCGCCATCCTGATGAGCCTGGAACCGGCGGTCGCCGCCACCGCGGGCTTCTTCATCCTCCACCAGGCCCTCTCCCTGGCCCAGGCGGCCGCCATCGCCCTGGTCATCGCCGCCAGCATCGGCGCGGTCCGTACCCAGACGCGCCGCGTCGCGCCTCCCGCGCCGGAGGCGTGA
- a CDS encoding aldo/keto reductase: MRYTQLGRTGLKVSRLVLGTMNFGPQTDEADSHAIMDAALDAGINYFDTANVYGWGENKGRTEEIIGTWFAKGGERREKVVLATKVYGNMGAEGDAWPNYDKLSALNIRRAVDTSLKRLKTDYIDVYQFHHIDRNTPFEEIWQAVDVLVTQGKILYAGSSNFPGYKIAQANETALRRGNTLGLVSEQCLYNLAERRAEMEVIPAAQDYGLGVIPWSPLHGGLLGGVIRKEAERGRRASGRSADALADTATRHRIEAYEELLAKHGLEPGEVALAWLLTRPGVTGPIVGPRTKAQLDSALRAVELELSEELLTSLDEIFPGPGPAPEAFAW, from the coding sequence ATGAGGTACACGCAGCTTGGACGTACGGGACTGAAGGTCAGCCGGCTGGTGCTGGGGACCATGAACTTCGGGCCGCAGACCGACGAGGCGGACAGCCACGCGATCATGGACGCGGCGCTGGACGCGGGCATCAACTACTTCGACACGGCGAACGTGTACGGCTGGGGCGAGAACAAGGGCCGCACCGAGGAGATCATCGGCACCTGGTTCGCCAAGGGCGGCGAGCGGCGCGAGAAGGTCGTACTGGCCACCAAGGTCTACGGGAACATGGGCGCGGAAGGCGACGCCTGGCCCAACTACGACAAGCTCTCCGCGCTGAACATCCGCCGCGCCGTCGACACCAGCCTCAAGCGGCTGAAGACCGACTACATCGACGTCTACCAGTTCCACCACATCGACCGGAACACCCCGTTCGAGGAGATCTGGCAGGCGGTCGACGTCCTGGTCACCCAGGGCAAGATCCTCTACGCCGGTTCCTCCAACTTCCCCGGCTACAAGATCGCCCAGGCCAACGAGACGGCCCTGCGCCGCGGCAACACCCTCGGCCTGGTCAGCGAGCAGTGCCTGTACAACCTCGCGGAGCGCCGCGCCGAGATGGAGGTCATCCCGGCCGCCCAGGACTACGGGCTCGGCGTCATCCCCTGGTCGCCGCTGCACGGCGGCCTGCTGGGCGGGGTCATCCGCAAGGAGGCCGAGCGCGGGCGCCGCGCCTCCGGACGCTCGGCCGACGCCCTCGCGGACACGGCCACGCGCCACCGGATCGAGGCGTACGAGGAGCTGCTCGCCAAGCACGGGCTGGAGCCCGGCGAGGTCGCGCTCGCCTGGCTGCTGACCCGGCCCGGCGTCACCGGACCCATCGTCGGCCCCCGCACGAAGGCCCAGCTCGACTCCGCGCTGCGCGCGGTGGAACTGGAGCTGAGCGAGGAACTGCTGACGAGCCTGGACGAGATCTTCCCCGGCCCCGGCCCCGCCCCGGAGGCCTTCGCCTGGTAG
- a CDS encoding FAD-binding and (Fe-S)-binding domain-containing protein, with product MGIDGGLETGLRRAVRGEVRFDATARALMTMDASNYRRVPLGVVAPRDTEDVAAVLEVCRAREVPVVARGGGTSIAGQATGTGVVLDFTRHMNGLLELDPAGRTARVQPGLVLDRLQEAAAPHGLRFGPDPSTHGRCTLGGMIGNNSCGAHSVAWGTTADSVRELSVLTARGERLRPGRDWSGAPEGLRTLVEGELARLRTGFPDLPRRISGYALDALLPEHGADVARSFCGSEGTLGVLTEAVVDLVEAPAVHALAVLGYADESAAADAAAGLLPHGPLTVEGMAADLVRAPVGLPRGGAWLFVETGGASEGEARARAEEVVRAADVVDALVVTDPVAQRGLWRLREDASGTATRMPDGTEAWPGWEDCAVPPARLGAYLRGFRALLAAHGLRGAPYGHFGEGCVHVRIDFDLLTGAGVGRFRRFSEELADLVVSHGGSLSGEHGDGQARAELLPRMYGAETVALFERAKAVWDPDDLLNPGMLVRPARLDDNLRFAVLPSRPVDVAFGYPHDGGDFRAAVRRCVGVAKCRTETGGGSAVMCPSFRVTGEEEHSTRGRARLLHEMLAGEVITDGWRSTDVRDALDLCLSCKGCRSDCPVGVDMATYKAEFLHHHYADRRRPAAHYSLGSLPVWLRWVARTRTARLLNALASVGPTARLGKRVGGIAGEREIPRLAAETFTRWWRARRPAPEGGGSGRSVVLWPDTFTEHLSPSVGRAAVRVLEAAGLRVVLPPTLLPGGRPVGDGASRAPTALLRVRRAQVCCGLTYLSIGRLDRARAVMRRTLDLMEPVLEAGLPVVVLEPSCAAALRADLPELLPDDPRAARLAAAVHTFAETLRRHAPHWTPPAVERPVAGQTHCHQHAVLGDTADRELRESAALTGTLSGGCCGLAGNFGFEKGHFEISRACAEDQLLPSVHAAPDNAAILADGYSCRTQLEQLSGVRARHLAEVLADQLDREEPE from the coding sequence ATGGGGATCGACGGAGGACTGGAGACCGGGCTGAGGCGGGCCGTGCGGGGCGAGGTCCGCTTCGACGCGACCGCGCGGGCGCTGATGACCATGGACGCGTCCAACTACCGGAGGGTCCCGCTGGGCGTGGTGGCCCCTCGGGACACCGAGGACGTGGCGGCCGTGCTGGAGGTGTGCCGGGCGCGCGAGGTGCCGGTGGTCGCGCGCGGCGGGGGCACGTCCATCGCCGGGCAGGCGACGGGCACGGGTGTGGTGCTGGACTTCACCCGGCACATGAACGGCCTGCTGGAGCTGGACCCGGCCGGCCGCACGGCGCGGGTCCAGCCGGGCCTGGTCCTGGACCGGCTCCAGGAGGCGGCCGCCCCGCACGGGCTCCGCTTCGGCCCCGACCCGTCCACACACGGCCGCTGCACGCTCGGCGGCATGATCGGCAACAACTCCTGCGGCGCCCACTCGGTGGCCTGGGGCACCACCGCCGACAGCGTGCGCGAGCTGTCCGTGCTCACCGCGCGCGGTGAGCGGCTGCGCCCGGGCCGGGACTGGTCCGGCGCACCGGAGGGGCTGCGGACGTTGGTGGAGGGGGAGCTTGCCCGGCTGCGCACCGGCTTCCCCGACCTGCCCCGCCGTATCTCCGGGTACGCGCTGGACGCCCTGCTGCCCGAGCACGGCGCCGACGTGGCCCGTTCCTTCTGCGGCTCCGAGGGCACCCTCGGCGTGCTCACGGAGGCGGTGGTGGACCTGGTGGAGGCGCCGGCCGTCCACGCCCTGGCCGTGCTGGGGTACGCCGACGAGAGCGCCGCCGCCGATGCCGCCGCCGGGCTGCTGCCGCACGGCCCGCTGACCGTGGAGGGCATGGCGGCCGACCTGGTCCGGGCGCCGGTCGGGCTGCCGAGGGGCGGCGCCTGGCTGTTCGTGGAGACGGGCGGCGCCTCGGAGGGGGAGGCGCGGGCCCGCGCGGAGGAGGTGGTCCGCGCGGCGGACGTGGTGGACGCGCTGGTGGTGACCGATCCCGTCGCCCAGCGCGGCCTGTGGCGGCTGCGCGAGGACGCGAGCGGTACGGCGACCCGGATGCCGGACGGCACGGAGGCGTGGCCCGGCTGGGAGGACTGCGCGGTGCCGCCCGCCCGGCTCGGCGCCTACCTGCGGGGCTTCCGCGCCCTGCTCGCCGCCCACGGCCTGCGCGGCGCTCCGTACGGCCACTTCGGCGAGGGCTGTGTCCACGTCCGGATCGACTTCGACCTGCTCACCGGGGCCGGGGTGGGCCGGTTCCGCCGCTTCTCCGAGGAACTGGCCGACCTGGTGGTCTCCCACGGCGGCTCGCTGTCCGGGGAGCACGGCGACGGACAGGCCCGCGCGGAGCTGCTGCCGCGGATGTACGGCGCGGAGACGGTGGCGCTGTTCGAGCGGGCCAAGGCGGTGTGGGACCCCGACGACCTGCTCAACCCCGGCATGCTGGTCCGCCCGGCCCGCCTGGACGACAACCTCCGCTTCGCGGTGCTGCCCAGCCGCCCGGTGGACGTCGCCTTCGGCTACCCGCACGACGGCGGTGACTTCCGCGCGGCCGTCCGCCGCTGCGTCGGCGTCGCCAAGTGCCGTACGGAGACGGGGGGCGGGTCCGCCGTGATGTGCCCCTCCTTCCGCGTCACCGGCGAGGAGGAGCACTCCACCCGGGGCCGGGCTCGGCTGCTGCACGAGATGCTCGCGGGCGAGGTGATCACCGACGGCTGGCGTTCGACCGATGTCCGGGACGCCCTCGACCTGTGCCTGTCCTGCAAGGGCTGCCGCTCGGACTGCCCGGTCGGCGTCGACATGGCCACCTACAAGGCGGAGTTCCTGCACCACCACTACGCCGACCGACGCCGCCCCGCCGCCCACTACAGCCTGGGGTCGCTGCCGGTGTGGCTGCGCTGGGTGGCCCGTACGCGCACGGCACGCCTGCTCAACGCGCTCGCCTCGGTGGGGCCGACGGCCCGGCTGGGGAAGCGGGTGGGCGGCATCGCGGGGGAGCGGGAGATCCCCCGGCTCGCGGCGGAGACGTTCACCCGGTGGTGGCGGGCCAGGCGGCCGGCGCCGGAGGGCGGTGGCTCGGGGCGGTCGGTCGTGCTGTGGCCGGACACCTTCACCGAGCATCTTTCGCCGTCCGTGGGGCGGGCCGCCGTCCGGGTGCTGGAGGCGGCCGGGCTGCGGGTGGTCCTGCCGCCGACCCTGCTGCCCGGCGGGCGCCCGGTGGGCGACGGTGCCTCGCGGGCGCCGACCGCACTGCTCCGGGTCCGCCGCGCGCAGGTCTGCTGCGGCCTCACCTACCTCTCCATCGGCCGCCTCGACCGGGCCCGCGCGGTCATGCGCCGCACGCTGGACCTGATGGAACCGGTGCTGGAGGCCGGGCTCCCGGTCGTCGTCCTGGAGCCGAGCTGCGCGGCGGCCCTCCGCGCCGACCTTCCCGAACTGCTGCCGGACGACCCGCGCGCGGCCCGGTTGGCCGCCGCCGTACACACCTTCGCCGAGACCCTGCGCCGCCACGCCCCCCACTGGACCCCGCCCGCCGTCGAGCGCCCGGTGGCCGGCCAGACCCACTGCCACCAGCACGCGGTACTGGGCGACACCGCCGACCGTGAGCTACGCGAGTCGGCGGCCCTGACCGGCACCCTCAGCGGCGGCTGCTGCGGCCTGGCGGGCAACTTCGGTTTCGAGAAGGGCCACTTCGAGATCTCCCGCGCCTGCGCCGAGGACCAACTCCTCCCCTCGGTCCACGCCGCCCCCGACAACGCCGCGATCCTGGCGGACGGCTACTCCTGCCGCACCCAGCTGGAGCAACTGTCCGGGGTGCGGGCCCGGCACCTGGCGGAAGTGCTGGCGGACCAACTGGACAGGGAGGAACCGGAGTGA